One segment of Macrotis lagotis isolate mMagLag1 chromosome 1, bilby.v1.9.chrom.fasta, whole genome shotgun sequence DNA contains the following:
- the CD14 gene encoding monocyte differentiation antigen CD14 isoform X2 has translation MPAARQSSSKQKRSGRDKGSGKQLWSAGEGCCGCCSLPCCGFPGHPLAPVSWTPKKGGLADPSKGADLLRALRLKRLKLKEAEVPAPLLRQLLRALTYTRIKELALEDLVISHLPLQPPSLIDSDLLLEALHLSRVSLAGEGNLLGAIGSWLKPELEALNLTGLGLTSVPCSDLGTFKKLNSLDLSDNPELGESGLTEAICLKEFQTLQHLALRNTSLQSLGRVCQGLVATGANVQRLDISYNELEDTSLTQCTWSPTLISLNLSHGKLKCVPTSLPKNLQQLDLSYNLLMKQPVAEELPQVTDLILEGNPFTLSNASAKLQGKEAPYSCQVRSKGSKSIGTPLALQVSGPAALVLLRGVRGFP, from the exons ATGCCAGCAGCCAGACAGTCCAGCTCTAAGCAGAAAAGGAGTGGTAGGGATAAAGGCTCCGGAAAGCAGCTATG GAGTGCTGGCGAAGGTTGCTGTGGCTGCTGCTCCCTCCCCTGCTGTGGCTTCCCTGGTCATCCTCTGGCTCCTGTCTCCTGGACCCCGAAG AAAGGAGGGCTTGCAGACCCCAGCAAAGGAGCGGACCTGCTTCGAGCGCTGCGCCTGAAACGACTGAAGCTAAAGGAGGCTGAGGTTCCGGCCCCCCTTCTGCGGCAGCTCCTGCGAGCACTGACCTACACCCGGATAAAGGAGCTGGCGCTGGAAGACCTGGTGATTTCGCACCTGCCCCTGCAACCTCCCTCGCTCATTGACAGTGACCTGCTTCTGGAAGCCCTGCACCTCAGCAGAGTGTCCTTGGCCGGAGAAGGCAACTTACTAGGGGCGATCGGGTCTTGGCTAAAACCTGAACTGGAGGCACTGAACTTGACTGGCTTGGGCCTGACCAGTGTACCCTGCTCAGACCTGGGCACCTTCAAGAAACTGAACTCTCTAGACCTGTCTGACAATCCAGAATTAGGAGAGAGTGGCTTAACTGAGGCCATCTGCCTTAAGGAGTTCCAGACACTCCAGCATCTGGCACTTCGGAACACCAGCCTCCAGTCCCTAGGGAGAGTGTGCCAGGGTCTGGTGGCCACTGGGGCAAATGTGCAGCGACTGGACATCAGTTACAATGAGCTGGAGGATACGTCCTTGACTCAATGTACCTGGTCACCCACGCTGATATCCCTCAACCTGTCCCATGGGAAGCTGAAGTGTGTGCCCACCTCTCTACCCAAGAACCTGCAGCAGCTTGACCTCAGCTATAACCTGCTGATGAAGCAGCCGGTAGCTGAGGAACTGCCCCAGGTCACTGACCTCATTCTCGAAGGGAACCCATTTACCCTCAGCAATGCCTCAGCCAAGTTGCAAGGGAAAGAGGCGCCATACAGCTGTCAAGTTCGTTCTAAGGGGAGCAAGTCCATAGGTACACCGTTAGCCCTACAGGTCTCTGGACCAGCAGCCCTGGTCCTGCTGCGGGGGGTCAGAGGATTCCCCTGA
- the CD14 gene encoding monocyte differentiation antigen CD14 isoform X3, whose amino-acid sequence MISAVLSRSAGEGCCGCCSLPCCGFPGHPLAPVSWTPKKGGLADPSKGADLLRALRLKRLKLKEAEVPAPLLRQLLRALTYTRIKELALEDLVISHLPLQPPSLIDSDLLLEALHLSRVSLAGEGNLLGAIGSWLKPELEALNLTGLGLTSVPCSDLGTFKKLNSLDLSDNPELGESGLTEAICLKEFQTLQHLALRNTSLQSLGRVCQGLVATGANVQRLDISYNELEDTSLTQCTWSPTLISLNLSHGKLKCVPTSLPKNLQQLDLSYNLLMKQPVAEELPQVTDLILEGNPFTLSNASAKLQGKEAPYSCQVRSKGSKSIGTPLALQVSGPAALVLLRGVRGFP is encoded by the exons ATGATCTCTGCAGTACTTTCCAG GAGTGCTGGCGAAGGTTGCTGTGGCTGCTGCTCCCTCCCCTGCTGTGGCTTCCCTGGTCATCCTCTGGCTCCTGTCTCCTGGACCCCGAAG AAAGGAGGGCTTGCAGACCCCAGCAAAGGAGCGGACCTGCTTCGAGCGCTGCGCCTGAAACGACTGAAGCTAAAGGAGGCTGAGGTTCCGGCCCCCCTTCTGCGGCAGCTCCTGCGAGCACTGACCTACACCCGGATAAAGGAGCTGGCGCTGGAAGACCTGGTGATTTCGCACCTGCCCCTGCAACCTCCCTCGCTCATTGACAGTGACCTGCTTCTGGAAGCCCTGCACCTCAGCAGAGTGTCCTTGGCCGGAGAAGGCAACTTACTAGGGGCGATCGGGTCTTGGCTAAAACCTGAACTGGAGGCACTGAACTTGACTGGCTTGGGCCTGACCAGTGTACCCTGCTCAGACCTGGGCACCTTCAAGAAACTGAACTCTCTAGACCTGTCTGACAATCCAGAATTAGGAGAGAGTGGCTTAACTGAGGCCATCTGCCTTAAGGAGTTCCAGACACTCCAGCATCTGGCACTTCGGAACACCAGCCTCCAGTCCCTAGGGAGAGTGTGCCAGGGTCTGGTGGCCACTGGGGCAAATGTGCAGCGACTGGACATCAGTTACAATGAGCTGGAGGATACGTCCTTGACTCAATGTACCTGGTCACCCACGCTGATATCCCTCAACCTGTCCCATGGGAAGCTGAAGTGTGTGCCCACCTCTCTACCCAAGAACCTGCAGCAGCTTGACCTCAGCTATAACCTGCTGATGAAGCAGCCGGTAGCTGAGGAACTGCCCCAGGTCACTGACCTCATTCTCGAAGGGAACCCATTTACCCTCAGCAATGCCTCAGCCAAGTTGCAAGGGAAAGAGGCGCCATACAGCTGTCAAGTTCGTTCTAAGGGGAGCAAGTCCATAGGTACACCGTTAGCCCTACAGGTCTCTGGACCAGCAGCCCTGGTCCTGCTGCGGGGGGTCAGAGGATTCCCCTGA
- the CD14 gene encoding monocyte differentiation antigen CD14 isoform X4 codes for MCISSIDVEIHGGGHNLDVFLQKGGLADPSKGADLLRALRLKRLKLKEAEVPAPLLRQLLRALTYTRIKELALEDLVISHLPLQPPSLIDSDLLLEALHLSRVSLAGEGNLLGAIGSWLKPELEALNLTGLGLTSVPCSDLGTFKKLNSLDLSDNPELGESGLTEAICLKEFQTLQHLALRNTSLQSLGRVCQGLVATGANVQRLDISYNELEDTSLTQCTWSPTLISLNLSHGKLKCVPTSLPKNLQQLDLSYNLLMKQPVAEELPQVTDLILEGNPFTLSNASAKLQGKEAPYSCQVRSKGSKSIGTPLALQVSGPAALVLLRGVRGFP; via the coding sequence ATGTGCATTTCCTCTATAGATGTGGAGATCCATGGGGGTGGACACAACTTGGATGTCTTTTTGCAGAAAGGAGGGCTTGCAGACCCCAGCAAAGGAGCGGACCTGCTTCGAGCGCTGCGCCTGAAACGACTGAAGCTAAAGGAGGCTGAGGTTCCGGCCCCCCTTCTGCGGCAGCTCCTGCGAGCACTGACCTACACCCGGATAAAGGAGCTGGCGCTGGAAGACCTGGTGATTTCGCACCTGCCCCTGCAACCTCCCTCGCTCATTGACAGTGACCTGCTTCTGGAAGCCCTGCACCTCAGCAGAGTGTCCTTGGCCGGAGAAGGCAACTTACTAGGGGCGATCGGGTCTTGGCTAAAACCTGAACTGGAGGCACTGAACTTGACTGGCTTGGGCCTGACCAGTGTACCCTGCTCAGACCTGGGCACCTTCAAGAAACTGAACTCTCTAGACCTGTCTGACAATCCAGAATTAGGAGAGAGTGGCTTAACTGAGGCCATCTGCCTTAAGGAGTTCCAGACACTCCAGCATCTGGCACTTCGGAACACCAGCCTCCAGTCCCTAGGGAGAGTGTGCCAGGGTCTGGTGGCCACTGGGGCAAATGTGCAGCGACTGGACATCAGTTACAATGAGCTGGAGGATACGTCCTTGACTCAATGTACCTGGTCACCCACGCTGATATCCCTCAACCTGTCCCATGGGAAGCTGAAGTGTGTGCCCACCTCTCTACCCAAGAACCTGCAGCAGCTTGACCTCAGCTATAACCTGCTGATGAAGCAGCCGGTAGCTGAGGAACTGCCCCAGGTCACTGACCTCATTCTCGAAGGGAACCCATTTACCCTCAGCAATGCCTCAGCCAAGTTGCAAGGGAAAGAGGCGCCATACAGCTGTCAAGTTCGTTCTAAGGGGAGCAAGTCCATAGGTACACCGTTAGCCCTACAGGTCTCTGGACCAGCAGCCCTGGTCCTGCTGCGGGGGGTCAGAGGATTCCCCTGA
- the CD14 gene encoding monocyte differentiation antigen CD14 isoform X1, which yields MECWRRLLWLLLPPLLWLPWSSSGSCLLDPEGDHCFCNFSDPKPEWNSLSMCISSIDVEIHGGGHNLDVFLQKGGLADPSKGADLLRALRLKRLKLKEAEVPAPLLRQLLRALTYTRIKELALEDLVISHLPLQPPSLIDSDLLLEALHLSRVSLAGEGNLLGAIGSWLKPELEALNLTGLGLTSVPCSDLGTFKKLNSLDLSDNPELGESGLTEAICLKEFQTLQHLALRNTSLQSLGRVCQGLVATGANVQRLDISYNELEDTSLTQCTWSPTLISLNLSHGKLKCVPTSLPKNLQQLDLSYNLLMKQPVAEELPQVTDLILEGNPFTLSNASAKLQGKEAPYSCQVRSKGSKSIGTPLALQVSGPAALVLLRGVRGFP from the exons ATG GAGTGCTGGCGAAGGTTGCTGTGGCTGCTGCTCCCTCCCCTGCTGTGGCTTCCCTGGTCATCCTCTGGCTCCTGTCTCCTGGACCCCGAAGGTGACCATTGCTTCTGCAACTTCTCCGACCCGAAGCCTGAATGGAATAGCCTTTCGATGTGCATTTCCTCTATAGATGTGGAGATCCATGGGGGTGGACACAACTTGGATGTCTTTTTGCAGAAAGGAGGGCTTGCAGACCCCAGCAAAGGAGCGGACCTGCTTCGAGCGCTGCGCCTGAAACGACTGAAGCTAAAGGAGGCTGAGGTTCCGGCCCCCCTTCTGCGGCAGCTCCTGCGAGCACTGACCTACACCCGGATAAAGGAGCTGGCGCTGGAAGACCTGGTGATTTCGCACCTGCCCCTGCAACCTCCCTCGCTCATTGACAGTGACCTGCTTCTGGAAGCCCTGCACCTCAGCAGAGTGTCCTTGGCCGGAGAAGGCAACTTACTAGGGGCGATCGGGTCTTGGCTAAAACCTGAACTGGAGGCACTGAACTTGACTGGCTTGGGCCTGACCAGTGTACCCTGCTCAGACCTGGGCACCTTCAAGAAACTGAACTCTCTAGACCTGTCTGACAATCCAGAATTAGGAGAGAGTGGCTTAACTGAGGCCATCTGCCTTAAGGAGTTCCAGACACTCCAGCATCTGGCACTTCGGAACACCAGCCTCCAGTCCCTAGGGAGAGTGTGCCAGGGTCTGGTGGCCACTGGGGCAAATGTGCAGCGACTGGACATCAGTTACAATGAGCTGGAGGATACGTCCTTGACTCAATGTACCTGGTCACCCACGCTGATATCCCTCAACCTGTCCCATGGGAAGCTGAAGTGTGTGCCCACCTCTCTACCCAAGAACCTGCAGCAGCTTGACCTCAGCTATAACCTGCTGATGAAGCAGCCGGTAGCTGAGGAACTGCCCCAGGTCACTGACCTCATTCTCGAAGGGAACCCATTTACCCTCAGCAATGCCTCAGCCAAGTTGCAAGGGAAAGAGGCGCCATACAGCTGTCAAGTTCGTTCTAAGGGGAGCAAGTCCATAGGTACACCGTTAGCCCTACAGGTCTCTGGACCAGCAGCCCTGGTCCTGCTGCGGGGGGTCAGAGGATTCCCCTGA
- the NDUFA2 gene encoding NADH dehydrogenase [ubiquinone] 1 alpha subcomplex subunit 2 translates to MPLPDWLNERRGSSGVPQALEKMAAAAARGVAFQVGKNLREIRIHLCQRSASSQGVRDFIEKHYVELKKANPDFPILIRECSGVQPKLWVRYAFGQEKNVSLNNLNREQVATALVNVMNTRV, encoded by the exons ATGCCTCTCCCGGATTGGCTGAACGAGCGCCGAGGGAGTAGCGGTGTTCCGCAGGCTCTGGAAAAGATGGCGGCAGCCGCAGCCCGTGGCGTTGCCTTCCAGGTGGGCAAGAACCTGAGGGAGATCCGCATCCACTTGTGCCAACGCTCGGCCAGCAGCCAAGGAGTAAG GGACTTCATTGAGAAACACTACGTGGAGCTGAAGAAGGCCAACCCCGACTTTCCCATCCTGATTCGGGAGTGCTCCGGGGTGCAGCCCAAGCTGTGGGTTCGCTATG cTTTTGGCCAAGAGAAGAATGTCTCATTGAATAACCTCAATCGAGAACAAGTGGCCACAGCTCTAGTGAATGTGATGAATACCAGAGTCTGA
- the TMCO6 gene encoding transmembrane and coiled-coil domain-containing protein 6, producing MWSHRSGRLRAHGYNLQEQRDRWREREAALRKARREQHLVSKRLLRDSDLEEGRDEFQNRPLEELEVLHLLRMSQRGTEKEKEKALISLRHSLQHPETQQTFIRLEGGIRTLIGLLTSSWASLQMEAARCLHELSHADQPNVAEACLPSTSYLLTYLSGHSADFIELCLYTLGNLAVESEAVRRQLMPQGIIPALALCIQSPHAAVLEALGYTLSQLLQANEAPKEIIPSVLDSAILPNMLRLLHPTPELGASVAVEFAWCLHYIICSQVNNPLLISRGALSSLGLLLMDLARAASGSVDTGLDLLACPVLRCFGNLLAEEGAADPGVRADFGDERIIVAMFILMEFFIQHQPSLVPECLWVLNNLTVKDPGLCTALLSLDLVAPLLQLLPISRVVRILVLTILCNIAEKGPFYCQRLWPGPLLPHLLDILTLSDSEVVGQSLELLQLLFVHQPESAQDFLQHSGLQALEKHKEDSDLQERIQALEEVALGGSSLVPNALALP from the exons ATGTGGAGCCACCGCAGCGGCCGCCTCCGGGCCCACGGCTACAACCTGCAGGAGCAGCGGGACCGCTGGCGGGAGCGGGAGGCAG CTTTAAGGAAAGCCAGGCGGGAACAGCACCTGGTCAGCAAGAGATTGCTGAGGGACAGTGACCTAGAAGAGGGCAGAGATGAGTTCCAGAACCGGCCTCTGGAAGAGCTGGAG GTGCTACATTTACTGAGGATGTCTCAACGGGGAAccgagaaggagaaagagaaggcatTAATCAGTCTCCGACACAGCCTGCAGCATCCTGAGACACAGCAAACTTTTATTCG GCTGGAAGGCGGCATTCGGACACTCATTGGACTCCTGACTAGCAGCTGGGCTTCCCTCCAGATGGAGGCAGCTCGATGTCTGCATGAGCTCTCCCATGCTGACCAGCCGAATGTGGCGGAAGCTTGTCTGCCTTCCACATCCTACCTCCTCACCTACCTTTCTGGGCACAGTGCTGACTTCATA GAGCTCTGCCTTTATACACTAGGCAACCTGGCTGTGGAGAGTGAGGCTGTGAGGAGGCAGCTTATGCCACAGGGCATCATTCCAGCCCTTGCTTTATGCATCCAG TCTCCCCATGCAGCTGTTCTGGAAGCTCTGGGTTACACCTTGTCACAACTTTTGCAGGCCAATGAAGCTCCTAAAGAAATTATTCC CTCTGTCTTGGACTCCGCCATCCTCCCCAACATGCTTCGACTTCTACATCCTACCCCAGAACTGGGGGCTAGTGTTGCTGTGGAGTTTGCCTGGTGCCTTCACTACATTATCTGCAG CCAGGTGAATAATCCACTGCTCATTTCCCGAGGAGCTTTGTCCAGTCTGGGGCTATTGCTGATGGACTTGGCTAGGGCTGCCTCAGGATCTGTGGATACGGGACTGGATCTG TTGGCCTGCCCAGTACTCCGGTGCTTTGGTAACTTGCTGGCAGAGGAAGGAGCAGCGGACCCAGGGGTACGAGCAGATTTTGGAGACGAACGAATTATAGTGGCTATGTTTATTCTTATGGAGTTCTTCATCCAGCATCAACCTAGCTTGGTTCCTGAGTGTCTCTGGGTCCTCAACAACCTCACTG TAAAAGATCCAGGCCTCTGCACAGCACTGCTCTCCCTGGATCTGGTTGCTCCCCTCTTGCAACTTTTACCCATTTCACGGGTGGTCCGTATATTG GTGCTCACGATCCTGTGTAATATTGCAGAGAAGGGCCCTTTCTACTGCCAGAGGCTCTGGCCTGGTCCACTACTCCCCCATTTGCTAGATATCTTGACCCTTTCTGACTCAGAGGTGGTAGGCCAAAGCCTGGAGCTACTGCAGCTGCTGTTTGTACACCAGCCTGAG TCAGCTCAGGACTTCTTACAGCATTCTGGACTACAGGCTTTGGAGAAACACAAAGAAGACTCTGACCTCCAGGAACGCATACAAGCTCTTGAGGAGGTGGCACTGGGAGGAAGTTCACTTGTACCGAATGCATTGGCACTGCCATAG